A genomic window from Mesosutterella faecium includes:
- a CDS encoding amino acid ABC transporter substrate-binding protein, whose translation MKLRKKVVSAFAIAAAAALCASPAFAGKTLNAVKHRGTLICGVNTAAPGFSNADSKGHWSGLDVDICRAVAAAVLGNANKVKYVPLASEQRFTALQSGQIDLLARNTTWSMSRDASQGSVFVAVDYIDGQGFMVPKKYKINSAKKLNGATICVQTGTSSEKNLADFARANNIKYKPVVFSTTEATQGAFISGRCQAYTTDRSDLAGARLRAKNPNDFVILPDTISKEPLGMAIRRGDDDWFQIVRWSFYTMLEAEELGITKNNVDSMKNSRNPNVRRLLGLEENLGQMIGLDKQWSYRIIKQVGNYGESFEANLGPKTPLGLSRGLNRLWTKGGLLMAPPMR comes from the coding sequence ATGAAGCTTCGTAAAAAGGTAGTGTCAGCCTTCGCCATCGCGGCAGCCGCTGCGCTTTGCGCTTCGCCGGCCTTCGCCGGGAAAACCCTCAATGCCGTCAAGCACCGCGGCACGCTAATCTGCGGCGTCAACACAGCCGCTCCCGGCTTTTCCAATGCCGACAGCAAGGGGCATTGGAGCGGCCTTGATGTGGACATCTGCCGGGCGGTGGCCGCCGCAGTTCTGGGCAATGCTAACAAGGTGAAGTATGTGCCGCTTGCCTCCGAGCAGCGCTTTACGGCCCTGCAGTCAGGCCAGATTGACCTGCTCGCCCGCAATACGACGTGGTCCATGAGCCGCGACGCTTCCCAGGGCTCTGTTTTTGTCGCCGTAGACTACATCGACGGGCAGGGCTTCATGGTGCCCAAGAAGTACAAGATTAATTCCGCCAAAAAGCTGAACGGGGCGACGATCTGCGTCCAGACCGGGACCTCCAGCGAGAAGAATCTGGCGGATTTCGCCAGGGCGAACAACATTAAATACAAGCCGGTCGTGTTCAGCACGACGGAGGCCACGCAGGGTGCCTTCATTTCCGGACGCTGCCAGGCCTATACGACAGACCGCTCCGATCTGGCCGGCGCCCGACTGAGGGCCAAGAATCCCAATGACTTCGTCATCCTGCCGGACACCATTTCCAAAGAGCCTCTTGGCATGGCCATCCGCCGCGGGGACGACGACTGGTTCCAAATTGTGCGCTGGTCTTTCTACACCATGCTCGAGGCCGAGGAGCTGGGCATAACGAAGAACAACGTGGACTCCATGAAGAACAGCCGCAACCCGAATGTCCGCCGCCTCCTCGGGCTGGAGGAGAATCTGGGGCAGATGATCGGTCTGGACAAGCAGTGGTCCTACCGCATCATCAAGCAGGTCGGCAACTATGGCGAGTCTTTTGAAGCCAATCTCGGGCCGAAGACTCCCCTTGGCCTGTCGCGCGGGCTGAACCGCCTGTGGACAAAGGGCGGGCTGCTGATGGCTCCCCCGATGCGCTAA
- a CDS encoding amino acid ABC transporter permease — MFGYKKAEPPYGDAAWRRRQQIRKFREAVIQLAIAGGLLAFFLLLASNVSENLAARNIQNGFGFLSHPAGFEIGESLIPFSSSDSFLRAFTVGILNTLKVAVVSIFTATILGIVVAFMKISRQPVVHFLGWAHVELYRNIPLIVGLLAIYTVITELLPDMEAAVGSDAWLTLDKAGLQFAVPVHNTAACLAGLLAGLAAAVLTRRIVLRASTFLVAWLAAFGVFFLTAFLVWAICGQLQGWSHPAVNGFLVEGGGSLTPEFLALWLGLTLFSSASIAEVIRAGIQSVGIGQWDAGLALGLSPLQTSSYVIFPQAMKLAIPPLSSQFMNLTKNSSLAVVIGYPDVVCIGNTSINTTGQALEMICLIMLVYLLLNLITSVIMNVVNAHFMRTGAAA, encoded by the coding sequence ATGTTCGGTTACAAAAAAGCAGAGCCGCCCTACGGAGACGCCGCCTGGCGCCGCAGACAGCAGATCAGAAAGTTCAGGGAGGCTGTGATACAGCTGGCCATCGCGGGGGGCCTCCTGGCGTTTTTCCTTCTCCTCGCGTCCAATGTCTCTGAAAACCTGGCCGCCAGGAACATTCAGAACGGATTCGGTTTCCTAAGCCATCCGGCGGGCTTTGAGATCGGAGAGTCGCTGATCCCCTTCAGCTCATCGGACTCTTTTCTGAGAGCCTTCACCGTGGGGATCCTCAACACTCTGAAAGTGGCTGTCGTCAGCATTTTTACCGCCACAATCCTGGGCATCGTCGTCGCCTTTATGAAGATTTCGCGCCAGCCGGTTGTCCATTTTTTAGGCTGGGCGCATGTGGAGCTTTATCGCAACATCCCCCTGATCGTGGGGCTGCTCGCTATTTACACGGTGATTACGGAGCTGCTGCCGGACATGGAGGCCGCGGTCGGTTCGGATGCGTGGCTCACCCTCGATAAGGCGGGGCTGCAGTTCGCCGTGCCGGTCCACAACACGGCGGCCTGCCTCGCGGGGCTGCTTGCCGGTCTGGCCGCTGCGGTGCTCACGCGCCGCATCGTTCTGAGGGCTTCTACCTTTCTGGTAGCCTGGCTTGCGGCGTTCGGGGTCTTTTTCCTCACGGCGTTCCTGGTCTGGGCCATCTGCGGGCAGCTGCAGGGCTGGAGCCATCCGGCCGTCAACGGCTTCCTTGTTGAGGGCGGCGGATCCCTGACACCGGAGTTCCTGGCTCTTTGGCTCGGGCTCACCCTTTTTTCGTCCGCCTCCATCGCGGAGGTCATCCGGGCCGGGATTCAGTCTGTTGGCATCGGGCAGTGGGACGCGGGACTCGCGCTGGGCCTGTCTCCGCTCCAGACCTCGAGCTACGTCATTTTCCCGCAGGCCATGAAGCTGGCCATTCCGCCCTTGTCCAGCCAGTTCATGAACCTCACGAAGAATTCCTCTCTTGCTGTGGTCATCGGTTATCCCGATGTCGTATGCATTGGCAACACCTCCATCAATACCACCGGGCAGGCCCTCGAAATGATCTGCCTCATCATGCTGGTGTACCTGCTGTTGAACCTCATTACGTCCGTCATCATGAACGTGGTTAACGCGCATTTCATGCGGACAGGAGCGGCCGCATGA
- a CDS encoding solute carrier family 23 protein yields MSYFPKWQIKTSGVIAPDEALPASQTIALGIQHVVAMFGSTILAPILMGFDPNVAVLMSGIGTLIFFLVVGGRIPSYLGSSFAFIGVVIAATGYVAGSGLNPNISVALGGILACGLVYFLIGLVVQAVGVNWIEKLMPPVVTGAVVAVIGLNLAPTACKSIGQTNFDAWIAILSVLCVGGVAVYTRGFAQKLLILIGLSIAYVIYAILANGFGLGKPIDFSIIADAAWFGVPNFQHPVFRADAVLLIVPVVIILVAENLGHVKAVTAMTGRNLDPYMGRAFMGDGLATMISASVGGTGVTTYGENIGVMAATRVYSTLLFPVAAAIAILLGFSPKFGALIHTIPQPILAGMSIVVFGLIAIAGARIWVENHVDFSNNRNLIVAAVTLILGGGDFSLSLGGFTMGGIGTATFGAIILNAIMSLGEKRSLK; encoded by the coding sequence ATGAGCTACTTTCCAAAATGGCAGATTAAAACCTCGGGCGTGATCGCCCCTGACGAGGCACTGCCAGCCTCCCAGACCATTGCACTGGGCATACAGCACGTCGTGGCGATGTTCGGTTCCACGATTCTCGCCCCGATCCTCATGGGCTTCGACCCCAATGTCGCCGTACTCATGAGCGGCATCGGAACCCTCATCTTTTTCCTTGTTGTCGGCGGCCGGATCCCCAGCTACCTGGGATCTTCCTTCGCTTTCATCGGAGTGGTCATCGCTGCCACAGGCTATGTGGCCGGCTCCGGGCTCAATCCAAACATCAGCGTGGCGCTGGGCGGAATATTGGCCTGCGGCCTGGTCTATTTCCTCATCGGGCTCGTTGTTCAGGCGGTGGGGGTCAACTGGATCGAAAAGCTCATGCCCCCGGTGGTCACCGGCGCCGTGGTCGCAGTGATTGGCCTGAATCTGGCCCCGACGGCCTGCAAAAGCATCGGTCAGACGAATTTCGACGCCTGGATCGCTATTTTGTCCGTGCTGTGCGTCGGGGGCGTCGCGGTCTATACGCGGGGGTTCGCCCAGAAGCTGCTCATTCTGATCGGCCTTTCCATCGCTTACGTCATATACGCCATCCTTGCCAACGGTTTCGGCCTGGGAAAGCCCATTGATTTTTCCATCATCGCCGACGCGGCCTGGTTCGGCGTGCCCAATTTCCAGCATCCCGTGTTCCGGGCAGACGCCGTTCTGCTCATCGTGCCCGTGGTGATTATTCTGGTGGCAGAAAACCTTGGACACGTGAAGGCCGTCACCGCGATGACCGGCCGGAATCTCGATCCCTACATGGGCCGCGCGTTCATGGGCGACGGGCTTGCGACAATGATTTCCGCCAGCGTGGGCGGCACCGGCGTAACGACCTACGGGGAGAACATCGGGGTCATGGCTGCCACAAGGGTGTACTCCACGCTGCTGTTTCCCGTGGCGGCTGCGATTGCCATTCTGCTGGGCTTTTCGCCCAAGTTCGGGGCCCTCATCCACACCATCCCCCAGCCTATCCTTGCCGGCATGTCCATTGTCGTGTTCGGCCTCATCGCCATTGCCGGCGCCAGAATCTGGGTTGAAAATCACGTGGATTTCAGCAACAACCGCAACCTGATCGTGGCTGCCGTAACTCTCATTCTGGGGGGAGGCGACTTTTCGCTCTCCCTGGGAGGATTCACCATGGGAGGCATCGGAACAGCCACGTTCGGAGCCATCATCCTCAATGCCATCATGAGCCTCGGCGAAAAGAGGTCTCTTAAGTAA
- a CDS encoding IS3 family transposase: MWAQKKQCAILDSAIKSAHRSGVPVARACEIAGASRSTFYRRIGNPGKRVLAAKALGDRIKELQKRHEGRYGVRRMTAALRMDGHKRKPGHNQVARVMKELGCQAVIRRKSTYRVSLRKGQLADGTVLENTLNRKFTQQEPGKVFVTDVTYIPTKTGWLYLSLVMDLCTREIVVCEMSPCQNMALAMQTLHSLKAVASGPAVLHSDQGGLYTSPMFRKQARDYGFKQSYSRKGNCWDNAVMEGWNGTLKTEWLYHPDKRFDKNLLTFNQARQEIEAYCAYYNEKRIQAKLSYRSPRQFREAVTGKTTPALN, translated from the coding sequence ATCTGGGCTCAAAAAAAACAATGTGCCATCCTTGATTCGGCAATTAAGAGCGCACATCGCAGCGGGGTACCCGTTGCCCGAGCTTGCGAAATTGCAGGTGCCAGCCGGAGCACCTTTTACCGCCGTATTGGAAATCCTGGCAAAAGAGTGCTCGCGGCTAAGGCTCTTGGCGATCGCATCAAAGAGCTCCAAAAACGCCACGAAGGACGATATGGCGTCAGAAGGATGACGGCAGCCCTTCGCATGGATGGCCATAAACGAAAACCCGGACACAACCAGGTCGCACGCGTCATGAAGGAACTTGGATGCCAGGCCGTGATTCGAAGGAAGAGCACATACAGAGTCAGCCTCAGAAAGGGGCAGCTGGCCGACGGGACTGTTCTCGAGAACACGCTGAACCGCAAATTTACTCAACAGGAGCCGGGCAAGGTATTTGTGACGGATGTGACCTATATTCCGACTAAAACTGGCTGGCTCTATCTTTCGCTCGTTATGGATCTTTGCACTCGCGAAATCGTCGTCTGTGAAATGAGCCCCTGCCAAAATATGGCGCTTGCGATGCAGACGCTCCACTCGCTTAAGGCGGTGGCCAGCGGACCGGCTGTGCTGCACAGCGACCAAGGAGGGCTGTACACCAGCCCGATGTTCAGGAAACAAGCTCGGGATTACGGCTTTAAGCAGAGCTATTCACGCAAAGGAAACTGTTGGGACAACGCCGTCATGGAGGGCTGGAACGGAACGCTGAAGACGGAGTGGCTGTACCACCCGGACAAGCGCTTTGACAAAAATCTGTTGACTTTTAACCAGGCCCGGCAGGAAATTGAAGCCTACTGCGCCTATTACAATGAGAAACGCATTCAAGCGAAATTAAGTTACCGCTCCCCCAGGCAATTCAGGGAAGCGGTAACAGGTAAAACCACACCGGCGCTCAATTAA
- a CDS encoding peptide chain release factor 3: MTSPNPALVRDVADRRTFAIISHPDAGKTTLTEKLLLFGGAIQLAGAVKGRKAARHATSDWMEVEKQRGISVTSSVMQFNYKGKVINLLDTPGHQDFSEDTYRVLTAVDAAVMVIDAAKGVEAQTIKLLEICRLRNTPIITFINKMDREVRDPLDVLDEIEDVLQLSCVPITWPIGMGKSFRGVFSLLNDELVRFRPGEDHLTHETEVIRGLDNPKLDELFPMEMKDVRDAISLVKGAGEPFSLERYLAGDQSPVFFGSGINNFGVEDVLEALVNWAPSPRPRDAGTRMVQPTESPFTGFVFKIQANMDPRHRDRIAFFRVCSGRYTPGMKVFHVREGKEMKIPNALTFMAQERKRMDDAVAGDIIGIYNHGQLHIGDTLTEGEKLGFVGIPFFAPELFRSVRCKDPFKEKQLRQGLQELGEEGAIQVFTDDIGHIYLGAVGVLQFEIVAQRLANEYRVDAIYEPTEVSTARWLLFPDDKGKTKEEFCDEQAARLAVDADGNLVYLATSVYNLQTTQKHWENVKFLTTREMGQKFN, from the coding sequence ATGACTTCTCCTAATCCAGCCCTGGTCCGCGATGTCGCTGACCGGCGGACTTTCGCCATTATTTCCCACCCTGACGCGGGCAAAACCACGCTGACGGAAAAACTGCTTCTTTTCGGAGGGGCGATCCAGCTCGCCGGCGCGGTGAAGGGCCGGAAAGCCGCTCGGCACGCGACGTCCGACTGGATGGAGGTTGAAAAGCAACGCGGCATTTCGGTGACCAGCTCGGTCATGCAGTTCAACTACAAGGGCAAGGTCATCAATCTTCTGGATACCCCGGGGCACCAGGATTTTTCAGAGGACACATACCGCGTTCTTACGGCTGTGGACGCCGCGGTCATGGTGATTGACGCGGCAAAGGGCGTTGAGGCCCAGACCATCAAGCTGCTGGAGATCTGCAGGCTGCGCAATACGCCGATCATCACCTTCATCAACAAAATGGACCGAGAGGTGAGGGATCCCCTTGACGTACTCGATGAAATTGAGGACGTGCTGCAGCTGAGCTGCGTGCCTATCACCTGGCCCATCGGAATGGGGAAAAGCTTCCGCGGGGTCTTCTCGCTGCTCAATGACGAGCTGGTCCGCTTCCGGCCTGGGGAAGATCATCTGACGCATGAAACGGAGGTCATCAGAGGTCTGGACAATCCCAAACTCGACGAGCTGTTTCCGATGGAAATGAAGGATGTCCGCGATGCCATCAGCCTGGTGAAGGGCGCGGGCGAGCCTTTCTCGCTGGAGCGCTATCTGGCCGGCGACCAGAGTCCCGTGTTTTTCGGTTCGGGCATCAACAATTTCGGCGTGGAGGATGTGCTCGAGGCTCTGGTCAACTGGGCGCCGTCGCCGCGGCCGCGGGACGCCGGGACCCGCATGGTTCAGCCGACCGAGTCCCCGTTCACCGGCTTTGTGTTCAAAATCCAGGCCAACATGGATCCCCGGCACCGCGACCGCATCGCATTTTTCCGCGTCTGCTCGGGGCGCTATACGCCCGGCATGAAGGTTTTCCATGTCCGCGAGGGCAAGGAGATGAAGATCCCCAATGCCCTGACTTTCATGGCTCAGGAAAGGAAGCGGATGGACGATGCCGTCGCGGGCGACATCATCGGCATATACAACCACGGCCAGCTGCACATCGGCGATACCCTTACCGAAGGGGAAAAGCTCGGATTCGTCGGCATCCCGTTTTTTGCTCCGGAGCTGTTCCGGTCGGTGCGCTGCAAGGATCCGTTCAAGGAAAAGCAGCTCAGGCAGGGACTTCAGGAGCTGGGAGAGGAGGGTGCCATCCAGGTCTTCACCGATGACATCGGACACATCTACCTGGGGGCAGTGGGTGTTCTGCAGTTCGAGATCGTGGCCCAGCGCCTGGCCAACGAGTACCGCGTGGACGCGATCTATGAGCCCACGGAGGTTTCTACGGCCAGATGGCTGCTTTTCCCTGACGACAAGGGGAAAACGAAAGAGGAGTTCTGCGACGAGCAGGCGGCCCGCCTCGCCGTTGATGCGGACGGCAACCTCGTGTATCTCGCCACTTCGGTCTACAACCTGCAGACCACCCAGAAGCACTGGGAGAACGTGAAGTTCCTGACCACCCGCGAGATGGGCCAGAAGTTCAACTGA
- a CDS encoding amino acid ABC transporter permease encodes MKTLNFLSARTVRGPAGWLSAGATLLGVLIGAVLLWRFAQWGLADAVFRADAEACHRASGACWGFIAEKWRLIIFGRFPYEEQWRPAVGMAIILVMLVLTALPQFWNRKGVRFLIAGWAASLAVFFALMYGGVWGLEEVDSDSWGGLPLTVMLTLIGMTASAPIGILLALGRRSELPLVRNLCTAYIELVRGVPLITVLFVAAFVFPLLMPAGSESSTFWRVAVGIVLFQAAYMAETVRGGLQAIPPAQMAAAESLGLSRLQAYLYVLLPQALAAVIPAFVNSLLSTFMDTSLVTVVSMYDLLGSLRLALGDPVWREFFGIGYLFVGFIYFVTSFLMSWYSQWLEKRIKRGTVRA; translated from the coding sequence ATGAAGACACTGAACTTTCTTTCTGCGCGGACGGTGCGCGGTCCCGCCGGGTGGCTCTCGGCGGGCGCGACCCTGCTTGGCGTTCTGATCGGCGCCGTCTTGCTGTGGCGCTTTGCCCAGTGGGGGCTGGCCGATGCGGTGTTTCGGGCGGACGCAGAGGCCTGCCACCGGGCGTCCGGCGCCTGCTGGGGGTTCATCGCCGAGAAGTGGCGCCTGATCATTTTTGGCCGCTTCCCTTACGAGGAGCAGTGGAGGCCGGCCGTCGGCATGGCCATCATTCTTGTGATGCTCGTGCTCACGGCCCTGCCACAGTTCTGGAACAGGAAGGGCGTGCGCTTCCTTATTGCGGGGTGGGCAGCTTCCCTGGCCGTTTTCTTTGCACTGATGTACGGCGGCGTCTGGGGGCTCGAGGAGGTTGATTCCGATTCCTGGGGCGGCCTGCCGCTTACCGTGATGCTCACGCTGATCGGCATGACGGCCTCGGCGCCCATCGGCATCCTGCTGGCCCTCGGAAGGCGATCCGAACTGCCGCTGGTCCGCAACCTGTGCACGGCCTATATCGAGCTGGTTCGCGGAGTTCCTCTGATCACCGTGCTGTTTGTCGCGGCTTTCGTGTTCCCGCTGCTGATGCCCGCGGGCTCAGAGTCCTCGACTTTCTGGCGGGTGGCTGTGGGCATTGTTCTGTTCCAGGCCGCCTATATGGCAGAGACCGTGCGCGGCGGGCTGCAGGCCATTCCGCCCGCTCAGATGGCGGCGGCGGAGTCCCTGGGACTTTCAAGGCTCCAGGCTTACCTGTACGTGCTGCTGCCTCAGGCCCTGGCGGCCGTGATACCGGCCTTTGTCAACAGCCTGCTGTCGACCTTCATGGACACCTCGCTGGTGACGGTCGTGTCCATGTATGATCTCCTCGGAAGCCTGAGACTCGCGCTCGGAGATCCCGTCTGGAGGGAGTTTTTTGGCATCGGGTATCTTTTCGTAGGGTTCATTTATTTCGTCACCTCTTTCCTGATGTCCTGGTACAGCCAGTGGCTTGAGAAAAGAATAAAGCGCGGTACGGTGCGCGCCTGA
- a CDS encoding Tex family protein, translated as MENLLSKIASVIASEIHCGPAQAAAAVSLLEKGATVPFIARYRKEATGGLDDTQLRALEERLLYLKELEERRGVILDSIRQQGRLTPQLQEQILSAGSKQRLEDLYLPFRPRRHTRAQKAREAGLEPLAEKLFADPRLVPEAEAAAYLSEAFPDAASALDGARDILADKFSTDAELVGKLRAYLWKTADLCSEVIEGKEREGQKYEDYFHFREPLPEVPSHRVLAIFRGRSEGILSVRVALPEDLEETRPHPCQAMIAEQEGITFSGRPSEDWLMGVCRWTWRVKCLTALETELFQKLREGAEEKAIAVFGSNLQNLLLSAPAGRKGVIGLDPGIRTGVKVAVISDTGAVQATAVIYPFPPKNDRKGALEALYRLALKYRPRLISIGNGTASRETDRLAGELLRQHPELHMAKVVVSEAGASVYSASELAAEEFPDMDVSFRGAVSIARRLQDPLAELVKIDPKAIGVGQYQHDVNQASLARKLDAVVEDCVNSVGVDLNTASPMLLARVSGLNSRTARSVVQWRDSHGAFQSREQLLQVPGLGQKTFELAAGFLRIPGAVNPLDASAVHPEAYPLARLIASRSGLSLESLIGNHDALRRLRAADFVTERFGLPTIKDIFSELEKPGRDPRPDFVTARFAEGVEEISDLRPGMTLEGVVSNVTAFGAFVDIGVHQDGLVHISELSDSFVKDPAAVVRVGQIVKVRVLDVDAERRRIALSMKQRSAGAPSAAGAARGRRPGSPQRGRPEGSMAEAFRKVFQKRG; from the coding sequence ATGGAAAATCTTCTCAGCAAAATTGCATCCGTCATTGCCTCTGAAATCCACTGCGGGCCGGCGCAGGCCGCGGCCGCAGTCTCTCTGCTGGAGAAAGGCGCGACGGTTCCGTTCATCGCCCGCTACAGGAAGGAGGCGACAGGCGGTCTCGATGACACGCAGCTGCGGGCGCTCGAAGAGCGCCTTCTCTACCTGAAGGAGCTGGAGGAGCGCCGGGGAGTCATCCTTGACTCCATCCGGCAGCAGGGCCGGCTTACGCCGCAACTGCAGGAACAGATTCTTTCGGCCGGGAGCAAGCAGCGGCTTGAAGACCTGTACCTGCCGTTCCGGCCCAGAAGGCACACGCGGGCGCAGAAGGCCCGCGAGGCTGGGCTGGAGCCCCTTGCAGAAAAACTGTTCGCCGATCCCCGGCTGGTCCCGGAGGCAGAGGCTGCGGCGTATCTTTCCGAGGCTTTTCCTGACGCCGCTTCGGCGCTTGACGGCGCCAGGGACATCCTGGCCGATAAGTTCTCGACCGATGCGGAGCTCGTTGGAAAACTGAGAGCTTATCTTTGGAAAACAGCGGATCTCTGCTCCGAGGTCATCGAGGGAAAGGAGCGGGAAGGTCAAAAGTATGAGGATTACTTTCATTTCAGGGAGCCGCTGCCAGAGGTGCCTTCGCACCGGGTTCTCGCTATTTTCCGCGGCCGCTCCGAGGGGATCCTCTCGGTCAGGGTGGCTCTGCCGGAGGACCTGGAGGAGACAAGGCCTCATCCGTGCCAGGCAATGATCGCCGAACAGGAGGGCATCACGTTCTCGGGGCGGCCCTCTGAAGACTGGCTGATGGGCGTCTGCCGCTGGACCTGGAGGGTCAAGTGCCTCACGGCGCTCGAGACCGAGCTTTTCCAGAAGCTGAGGGAGGGTGCGGAGGAAAAGGCCATAGCCGTTTTCGGCTCCAATCTGCAGAACCTGCTGCTCTCGGCGCCTGCCGGCCGCAAAGGCGTCATCGGGCTGGATCCCGGAATACGGACGGGCGTGAAGGTGGCCGTCATTTCTGACACGGGTGCGGTCCAGGCTACGGCGGTGATCTATCCGTTCCCGCCGAAAAACGACAGAAAGGGAGCCCTTGAGGCGCTGTACCGCCTTGCCCTGAAGTACCGGCCCCGCCTCATCAGCATTGGAAATGGGACGGCTTCCCGCGAAACGGACCGTCTGGCCGGCGAACTGCTGCGGCAGCACCCGGAGCTGCATATGGCCAAAGTCGTCGTGAGCGAGGCGGGGGCCAGCGTCTACTCCGCCAGCGAACTGGCTGCGGAAGAGTTCCCGGACATGGACGTGAGCTTCAGGGGAGCGGTGTCGATTGCCCGCAGGCTCCAGGATCCGCTCGCGGAGCTGGTGAAGATCGACCCCAAGGCGATTGGCGTAGGTCAGTATCAGCATGACGTGAATCAGGCCAGCCTGGCGAGAAAGCTGGATGCCGTTGTGGAGGACTGCGTCAATTCAGTCGGCGTGGATCTCAACACTGCGAGCCCGATGCTCCTGGCCCGGGTGTCGGGCCTGAACTCCCGGACAGCCCGCTCCGTGGTGCAGTGGCGCGACAGCCACGGAGCCTTTCAGAGCAGGGAGCAGCTGCTGCAGGTCCCCGGGCTTGGACAGAAGACGTTCGAGCTCGCGGCGGGTTTCCTGCGCATTCCCGGAGCAGTCAATCCGCTGGACGCCTCGGCGGTGCATCCGGAGGCCTATCCGCTGGCCCGGCTGATCGCCTCGCGGTCGGGCCTCAGTCTCGAGTCGCTCATCGGCAACCATGACGCGCTGCGCAGGCTGAGGGCTGCGGATTTCGTAACCGAGCGTTTCGGCCTGCCCACGATCAAGGACATTTTCAGCGAGCTGGAGAAGCCGGGGCGGGATCCCCGGCCGGACTTCGTCACGGCCAGATTCGCAGAAGGGGTCGAGGAGATCTCGGACCTCCGGCCGGGCATGACGCTCGAGGGCGTCGTGAGCAATGTCACGGCCTTTGGCGCCTTTGTCGATATCGGGGTCCACCAGGACGGTCTGGTGCATATCTCCGAGCTTTCCGACTCCTTCGTCAAGGATCCGGCAGCGGTGGTCCGGGTCGGGCAGATCGTGAAGGTGCGGGTGCTGGACGTGGATGCGGAGCGCCGCCGGATCGCCCTTTCCATGAAGCAGCGCTCCGCCGGCGCGCCTTCTGCCGCAGGAGCCGCGCGCGGCAGGAGGCCGGGCTCCCCGCAGCGCGGGCGGCCTGAAGGCTCCATGGCGGAGGCCTTCAGGAAGGTGTTTCAGAAAAGGGGCTGA
- a CDS encoding AtaL-like protein, with product MKVFSHSIELKGVGKSRSWEALEHFARHPDLLLPGCEGSEVHEFTSEDGNRWLRRVKNFGAVSVEDHVFLQPDGHLEIHVAASREWPRSWQEIDIEETAEGVRFRFTYSQETPQSFETPRILQLRNEAYRNKDQGLVRLIAQKLSAA from the coding sequence ATGAAGGTTTTTTCACACTCAATAGAACTGAAGGGGGTCGGGAAGAGCCGGTCCTGGGAGGCGCTGGAGCATTTTGCCAGGCATCCGGACCTGCTCCTGCCGGGCTGCGAGGGCTCAGAGGTCCATGAGTTCACTTCGGAGGACGGAAACCGCTGGCTGCGCAGGGTGAAGAACTTCGGGGCCGTCAGCGTCGAAGACCATGTTTTCCTGCAGCCGGACGGGCACTTGGAAATTCACGTGGCCGCGAGCCGGGAATGGCCCCGCAGCTGGCAGGAGATTGACATCGAGGAAACCGCCGAGGGGGTGAGGTTTCGCTTCACATACAGCCAGGAAACTCCCCAGTCTTTTGAAACGCCGCGGATTCTGCAGCTTCGCAACGAAGCTTATCGAAACAAGGATCAGGGGCTCGTCCGCCTCATCGCCCAAAAGCTGTCGGCCGCCTGA